Part of the Caldisericum sp. genome is shown below.
GGTGCACTTGTGCAGATCCTTCCAAACTATGTTGGTCTTTTGCATATCTCACAGATTTCGGATAAGTTTATAAAGGATATAAGGAAAGAACTCCATATTGGCGACAAGGTAAAGGTAAAAGTCCTTAAGATTGAAGACGACGGAAAGATACAACTTTCAAAGAAAGCAGTTGATGGTGAAAAGAAAAATAACAACGAAAATTCGGAGAAAAGAGAATGAACGAAAGTCTTGATATAAGCATTTCTAAAACTTCTACCAGATACTTCGTTGAGGAGAACCACACATTCCCTTCGGTTTCTCTTGGCGTTTTTGTGAAGTCTGGCTCGAGGTATGAGGAAGATAAACTTGGCATTGCTCACTTTATCGAGCATATGGTCTTTAAGGAGACAAAGAAACGCTCCTCTTTTGAAATTTCCAAGGCAATTGAAGGGCTTGGTGGAGAGATTAACGCCTATACCTCAGGCGAGTATTCCCTCTTCTATGTAAAACTGCTTGGGAAGGATATTGAGGTTGGCTTTGATGTGCTATCTGATATCCTTACAAATCCCACATTCAATAAGGATCTTCTTGAAAAGGAACGTGAGGTTATTCTTGAGGAGATCTATGAGTTTTACGACGATCCTCAGGATATATGCCAAACCGAAGCCCTCCGCTCTCTTTGGGGAGATAGCCCCCTTTCGAGAAATCCCCTTGGGACTGAGGAAAGCGTCCGCTCAATAACCTACGAGGATATTGTTTCATATTTTAAAAGGTTTTTCGTTCGTGATAATATCTTTGTCTCCGTTGTGGGAGATATTGAAACCCATACTGCAGAGACACTGCTTGATAGGTATTTTAAGGATTTTAGAGATGGTTCAGTCAACCTTAAAACAGAAGTTGCTCCTTATGCATTTTCAGAGATTAACTTTCCCAAAGATACAGCCCAACTCCACATTGCTATAACCCTTAAGGGCGAAAAGAGTTTCACCCACGAGTCCTACCTTCACTCGATCTTTACAACAGCACTTGGTGGAAATATGTCCTCGAGGCTTTTCCAGAAATTGCGTGAAGAAAACGGACTTGTTTACACAGTCTATGCATACCCGGTAAGGCTTACGGATACAGGTGGCACAGTAGTGTATGCTTCAACTCTTCCAAAATACGGGAAAACTGTTGAAGATATGATGCTTGAAGAGCTGGATAATGTAAAAGAAAAAGGCTTTAGCGATGAGGAGTTTGTTAACGCCAAAAACTACCTTTTAGGAAGCCTTGTTTTAGGGCTTGAAAGCACTTCCTCAAGAATGCAGAAAAATGGTGTTTCAGGTCTTATGCAAGGAAGCATAAGGACCATTGATTCAATAATTAAGGAAATTGAGGGTATCACAAAGGACGAGTTTGATAACTACCTTAAGACGTTCCTTGAAAGCCCTCACGGGATTGTAAGAGTTGGT
Proteins encoded:
- a CDS encoding insulinase family protein, with product MNESLDISISKTSTRYFVEENHTFPSVSLGVFVKSGSRYEEDKLGIAHFIEHMVFKETKKRSSFEISKAIEGLGGEINAYTSGEYSLFYVKLLGKDIEVGFDVLSDILTNPTFNKDLLEKEREVILEEIYEFYDDPQDICQTEALRSLWGDSPLSRNPLGTEESVRSITYEDIVSYFKRFFVRDNIFVSVVGDIETHTAETLLDRYFKDFRDGSVNLKTEVAPYAFSEINFPKDTAQLHIAITLKGEKSFTHESYLHSIFTTALGGNMSSRLFQKLREENGLVYTVYAYPVRLTDTGGTVVYASTLPKYGKTVEDMMLEELDNVKEKGFSDEEFVNAKNYLLGSLVLGLESTSSRMQKNGVSGLMQGSIRTIDSIIKEIEGITKDEFDNYLKTFLESPHGIVRVGKIDGKS